A genome region from Nymphalis io chromosome Z, ilAglIoxx1.1, whole genome shotgun sequence includes the following:
- the LOC126780242 gene encoding secernin-3, whose translation MKFTTQMPRSCDTFVVLPPLTNKNVVIFGKNSDRPQNEVQEVVLSTDRTRNSKLKCTYITIDESPNPLNSVILSKPAWMWGAEMGANDKSVVIGNEAVWTNNNEGDGDARQKRLLGMDLVRLGLERGNTAEEALDVITSLLEKYGQGGPCSEYDDSHFYHNSFLIADCKEAWVLETSGKLWAAEKITSGYRNISNGLTIKTKIDKHSEGLLEKAEFMGVWNGKGKFDFCNAFSSGGDEKRQQEGERLLKESSAANNFDVKDMFNVLRHKESGICRACDDTFPTQGSQVSLLSSDMSVHWFTATPDPSISYFKPFVFTPNAQVSSYTQSPKDPKREHHLYKLHTENVAKSNNDKVTELLREIENGCLSEIADFIQKYAKNEKTVNELDDLMKKCVENEIQIITSS comes from the exons ATGAAATTTACAACACAAATGCCGAGATCGTGTGACACCTTTGTCGTTCTGCCCCCACTGACGAATAAAAATGTAGTAATATTTGGGAAAAATTCTGACCGACCACAGAACGAAGTCCAAGAAGTCGTGCTGTCAACGGATCGAACTCGAAATTCTAAATTGaag tgtacatatataacaatagaCGAGAGTCCGAATCCTTTGAATAGTGTAATATTAAGTAAACCGGCATGGATGTGGGGTGCTGAAATGGGTGCTAATGATAAAAGTGTAGTTATTGGCAATGAAGCAGTGTGGACTAATAACAATGAAGGAGACGGTGATGCCCGACAGAAACGCCTCCTTGGCATGGACTTAGTTCG atTAGGTCTCGAAAGGGGAAACACAGCGGAGGAAGCATTAGATGTGATCACGTCACTGCTAGAGAAGTATGGTCAAGGTGGACCATGCTCGGAATATGACGATAGCCACTTCTATCACAATTCCTTTCTCATCGCTGACTGCAAAGAAGCATGGGTGCTAGAGACCAGTGGGAAACTTTGGGCCGCTGAGAAGATAACCTCTGGGTACAGAAATATATCCAACGGTCTCACGATAAAGACAAAGATTGACAAACATTCAGAAGGATTACTGGAAAAGGCCGAGTTTATGGGAGTTTGGAACGGAAAg GGAAAATTTGATTTCTGCAATGCTTTTTCCTCGGGTGGTGACGAGAAACGCCAACAGGAGGGGGAGAGGTTGCTAAAAGAAAGTTCGGCAGCGAATAACTTTGACGTCAAAGATATGTTCAATGTACTGCGACACAAAGAGAGTGGTATCTGTCGAGCGTGTGATGACACATTTCCAACTCAGGGTAGCCag GTGTCTTTGCTATCGTCTGATATGAGCGTGCACTGGTTCACAGCCACACCCGACCCAAGCATCTCCTACTTTAAACCTTTTGTGTTCACGCCCAATGCCCAAGTATCATCTTATACGCAGAGCCCCAAAGAT CCGAAAAGGGAACATCATCTGTACAAACTTCACACTGAAAACGTAGCGAAATCGAACAACGATAAAGTAACCGAGCTCCTTCGTGAAATCGAAAACGGCTGCCTATCGGAAATCGCCGATTTCATACAGAAATATGCAAAAAATGAGAAAACCGTCAATGAACTCGACGATCTGATGAAGAAATGCGTGgaaaatgaaatacaaataataacatCGAGTTAA